Proteins found in one Arachis stenosperma cultivar V10309 chromosome 8, arast.V10309.gnm1.PFL2, whole genome shotgun sequence genomic segment:
- the LOC130946571 gene encoding uncharacterized protein LOC130946571 isoform X3: protein MLTLTLEGIEHPQGEEADPLATGAAEAERGHRLRRGAAEGTEAEVLPRPLLLLLNRAVPVSLRTITSSKKTKKKREATGKGSCWIMLLLACWFCSPLALDIDDDSKVICIGTAAAGAIASILP from the exons ATGCTCACTCTCACTCTCGAAGGGATCGAACATCCTCAAG GCGAAGAAGCCGATCCCCTAGCCACAGGCGCCGCAGAAGCAGAACGCGGTCACCGTCTTCGCCGAGGCGCCGCAGAAGGCACAGAAGCAGAAGTACTTCCTCGccctctcctcctcctcctaaaTCGCGCAGTCCCAGTGTCGTTGCGAACCATCACAAGCTCAAAAAAGacgaagaagaaaagagaag CCACAGGTAAAGGTTCGTGTTGGATTATGTTGCTGTTGGCATGTTGGTTTTGTTCTCCTCTTGCCCTTGACATTGATGATGACAGTAAGGTAATATGCATTGGCACTGCTGCTGCGGGCGCCATTGCCTCCATCCTACCATGA
- the LOC130946571 gene encoding uncharacterized protein LOC130946571 isoform X2 produces MLTLTLEGIEHPQGEEADPLATGAAEAERGHRLRRGAAEGTEAEVLPRPLLLLLNRAVPVSLRTITSSKKTKKKREEATGKGSCWIMLLLACWFCSPLALDIDDDSKVICIGTAAAGAIASILP; encoded by the exons ATGCTCACTCTCACTCTCGAAGGGATCGAACATCCTCAAG GCGAAGAAGCCGATCCCCTAGCCACAGGCGCCGCAGAAGCAGAACGCGGTCACCGTCTTCGCCGAGGCGCCGCAGAAGGCACAGAAGCAGAAGTACTTCCTCGccctctcctcctcctcctaaaTCGCGCAGTCCCAGTGTCGTTGCGAACCATCACAAGCTCAAAAAAGacgaagaagaaaagagaag AAGCCACAGGTAAAGGTTCGTGTTGGATTATGTTGCTGTTGGCATGTTGGTTTTGTTCTCCTCTTGCCCTTGACATTGATGATGACAGTAAGGTAATATGCATTGGCACTGCTGCTGCGGGCGCCATTGCCTCCATCCTACCATGA
- the LOC130946571 gene encoding uncharacterized protein At1g10890-like isoform X5 yields MARSLSRSRSPSHRRRYSRSPVSHRHAHSHSRRDRTSSRRRSRSPSHRRRRSRTRSPSSPRRRRRHRSRSTSSPSPPPPKSRSPSVVANHHKLKKDEEEKRRFYSRSQLRR; encoded by the exons CGCGTTCACCTTCCCACAGAAGAAGATACTCTCGTTCCCCTGTTTCTCACCGTCATGCTCACTCTCACTCTCGAAGGGATCGAACATCCTCAAG GCGAAGAAGCCGATCCCCTAGCCACAGGCGCCGCAGAAGCAGAACGCGGTCACCGTCTTCGCCGAGGCGCCGCAGAAGGCACAGAAGCAGAAGTACTTCCTCGccctctcctcctcctcctaaaTCGCGCAGTCCCAGTGTCGTTGCGAACCATCACAAGCTCAAAAAAGacgaagaagaaaagagaag ATTTTATAGCCGATCACAATTAAGGAGATGA